The following coding sequences are from one Bacteroidales bacterium WCE2008 window:
- a CDS encoding Histidine phosphatase superfamily (branch 2), producing MKTPALKFILTASTAILSGFYALAQVTPEALLRENLDRAACHFHSYEYIPAAETPAPEGYKAFYVNHYGRHGSRRSTNWYAETGYYNIKKAKKAGILTPLGEELYNDVSKIYAEHVDMVGELSERGAREHRAIAERLYWRYPEIFNGERTEVDARASTVQRCIISMAHFTSSLDDCAPALKFDFRTGKKHWRIINHEYYDRKSISKYCEQVKDSVIRAMMDPTRFMNSIIKADPDGVVGDPYAFMESIFTTGAISQCLDYPADVLGKYFTFDEVLAEYCSYNSRMYADMSNSLEFGDNVIWAPAQGLAQDFIERGDAAISRDSKRAADLRFGHDTGILPFAGLLGLEGVSLRRRSGDISDYWSSSMMVPMATNLQMVYFRNDKDDILVKIYYNERETKIDGLDAVTGPYYRWDDLKAWINSRIDEVNARINNR from the coding sequence ATGAAGACACCAGCACTAAAATTTATCCTAACAGCTTCTACAGCTATCTTGTCGGGCTTTTATGCCCTTGCACAGGTAACTCCGGAGGCTCTCCTCAGAGAGAATCTCGACAGGGCCGCGTGCCATTTCCACTCATACGAATACATACCGGCAGCCGAGACACCGGCTCCGGAAGGCTATAAGGCATTCTATGTCAATCATTACGGCCGCCACGGATCCCGCCGCAGCACCAACTGGTACGCCGAGACCGGATACTACAATATCAAAAAAGCTAAAAAGGCAGGAATCCTCACCCCTCTGGGAGAAGAGCTTTACAATGACGTCAGCAAGATATACGCTGAGCATGTCGACATGGTCGGAGAGCTCTCGGAAAGAGGAGCCCGCGAGCACCGCGCCATCGCAGAAAGACTTTATTGGAGATATCCTGAGATATTCAACGGAGAAAGGACTGAGGTCGACGCCCGTGCCAGCACCGTACAGCGCTGCATCATCAGCATGGCTCATTTCACGTCCAGCCTCGATGACTGCGCTCCGGCCCTGAAGTTCGACTTCCGCACCGGAAAAAAGCACTGGCGCATCATCAACCATGAGTACTACGACAGAAAAAGTATTTCCAAATACTGCGAGCAGGTGAAGGACTCAGTCATCAGAGCTATGATGGACCCGACACGTTTCATGAATTCCATCATCAAGGCTGACCCTGACGGAGTCGTCGGAGATCCTTATGCCTTCATGGAAAGCATCTTCACTACCGGAGCTATCAGCCAGTGCCTGGATTACCCTGCGGACGTGCTCGGCAAATACTTCACCTTCGACGAAGTGCTGGCAGAATATTGCAGCTACAACAGCCGCATGTACGCCGACATGAGCAATTCTCTGGAATTCGGCGACAATGTCATCTGGGCCCCGGCCCAGGGCCTCGCCCAGGACTTCATCGAAAGAGGCGACGCGGCTATCTCCAGGGACAGCAAGAGGGCTGCAGACCTGCGCTTCGGCCATGACACAGGCATCCTTCCTTTCGCAGGCCTGCTCGGTCTCGAAGGCGTAAGTCTCAGGCGCCGCAGCGGAGACATATCCGACTACTGGTCATCCTCGATGATGGTTCCGATGGCCACGAACCTCCAGATGGTCTACTTCCGCAACGACAAAGACGACATACTTGTAAAGATATATTATAACGAGCGTGAGACCAAGATCGACGGACTTGATGCCGTTACCGGCCCTTATTACAGATGGGACGACCTTAAGGCTTGGATCAATTCCCGCATCGACGAGGTAAACGCCAGAATCAACAACAGATAA
- a CDS encoding Short-chain dehydrogenase — protein MGKVVLVTGGSRGIGAAIVASLAGRGMTVYAASRSGKVETEGAFGVEMDVTSADSISAAVARIMKEQGRLDAVVVNAGNGIAGALEETTEEEMRYQFETNFFGAIKTINGCIPALRESRGRIIAITSVAALLPLPYQGLYSSVKAALQMAVKAYAVELKPFGIQCCCVLPGDTSTGFTAARKFTAASADKDSLYRERFDKCIAKIEKDETGGMPPSRIASAVTRQLLRRRMKTTVIPRIDYGAIGILVRILPTRLVLWIVGLLYNSR, from the coding sequence ATGGGTAAAGTCGTACTCGTTACCGGGGGCAGCCGTGGAATCGGCGCTGCCATCGTAGCCAGTCTGGCCGGACGTGGCATGACTGTCTATGCCGCTTCGCGCAGCGGAAAGGTTGAGACTGAAGGCGCTTTCGGTGTAGAGATGGACGTAACCTCGGCTGACAGCATTTCAGCTGCAGTAGCCCGTATAATGAAAGAGCAGGGACGGCTTGACGCTGTCGTCGTGAACGCCGGGAACGGTATCGCGGGAGCTCTGGAAGAGACTACTGAAGAAGAAATGCGCTATCAGTTCGAGACCAATTTCTTCGGCGCAATAAAGACTATTAACGGCTGTATTCCTGCCCTGAGGGAATCCCGGGGCAGGATTATAGCTATAACTTCGGTAGCGGCCCTCCTGCCGCTTCCATATCAGGGACTCTACAGTTCCGTCAAGGCTGCCCTGCAGATGGCCGTAAAAGCCTATGCAGTCGAGCTGAAGCCTTTCGGAATACAGTGCTGCTGTGTCCTTCCGGGAGATACCAGTACCGGTTTTACCGCCGCCAGGAAATTCACCGCGGCTTCTGCCGATAAAGACTCCCTCTACAGAGAGCGCTTCGACAAGTGCATCGCCAAGATAGAGAAGGATGAGACCGGAGGCATGCCGCCGTCCCGTATCGCTTCAGCCGTCACGAGGCAGCTTCTCCGCCGCAGGATGAAGACGACGGTAATCCCTCGTATCGATTACGGCGCCATCGGAATCCTGGTAAGGATTCTTCCTACCCGTCTGGTCCTCTGGATCGTAGGATTGCTGTATAATTCCCGATGA
- a CDS encoding tryptophanyl-tRNA synthetase, with protein sequence MGKIILTGDRPTGRLHIGHYVGSLRRRVELQNAGDYDKMFVFIADAQALTDNVDNPEKVRQNVIEVALDYLSVGLDPSKVVLFIQSQIPELTELAFYFMNMVTVARLQRNPTVKTEIKMRGFGAEGEEAVFGSGIPVGFFTYPISQASDICAFKATTVPVGEDQKPMLEQAVEIVRKFNSIYGETLVEPDIMLPDNSACLRLPGIDGKAKMSKSLGNCIYLSESAEEVHKKVMSMYTDPLHVNVADPGHVEGNTVFTYLDAFCKDEHFTRYWPDYANLDELKAHYMRGGLGDVKCKKFLEKILNEVLDPIRERRKELEKDIPAIYEILRKGCEEARAAAGATLDEVRKAMKINYFDDKELIAEQQKKYQQQ encoded by the coding sequence ATGGGAAAAATCATATTGACAGGTGACCGTCCGACAGGACGTCTTCATATAGGCCACTACGTCGGTTCTCTCCGCCGCAGAGTGGAACTTCAGAATGCCGGCGACTATGACAAGATGTTCGTGTTCATCGCCGATGCCCAGGCTCTTACCGACAACGTCGACAATCCTGAGAAGGTCCGCCAGAACGTGATCGAGGTTGCCCTCGATTATCTTTCCGTAGGCCTGGACCCTAGCAAGGTCGTGCTCTTCATCCAGAGCCAGATTCCAGAGCTCACCGAACTCGCTTTCTATTTCATGAACATGGTGACTGTCGCCCGTCTCCAGCGCAATCCTACGGTCAAGACTGAGATTAAGATGCGCGGTTTCGGTGCAGAGGGCGAGGAGGCCGTATTCGGCAGCGGAATCCCTGTCGGCTTCTTCACATACCCGATTTCGCAGGCTTCAGATATCTGCGCCTTCAAGGCTACTACAGTTCCTGTGGGCGAGGACCAGAAACCTATGCTTGAGCAGGCTGTCGAGATTGTCCGCAAGTTCAACTCCATCTACGGCGAGACTCTCGTAGAGCCAGACATCATGCTTCCTGACAACTCTGCATGCCTCCGTCTCCCGGGAATTGACGGAAAGGCCAAGATGTCCAAGTCTCTCGGCAACTGCATCTATCTCAGCGAGTCTGCCGAAGAGGTCCATAAAAAGGTCATGTCCATGTATACTGACCCTCTTCATGTCAACGTAGCCGATCCGGGCCATGTCGAGGGCAACACAGTATTCACTTATCTCGACGCTTTCTGCAAGGACGAGCATTTCACCCGTTATTGGCCGGACTACGCCAATCTCGACGAGCTCAAGGCTCATTATATGAGAGGCGGTCTCGGAGACGTGAAGTGCAAGAAGTTCCTCGAGAAGATCCTCAATGAGGTCCTGGACCCTATCCGCGAGCGCCGCAAGGAACTCGAAAAGGATATTCCTGCTATCTATGAGATTCTCCGCAAGGGCTGCGAAGAGGCCCGTGCAGCTGCCGGCGCAACTCTTGACGAGGTTCGCAAGGCTATGAAGATCAATTATTTCGACGATAAGGAACTTATCGCCGAGCAGCAGAAGAAATACCAGCAGCAGTAG
- a CDS encoding 8-amino-7-oxononanoate synthase has protein sequence MSILHERLAAYTLPDEMKAKGLYPYFREIEGHQGPEVEMGGHKVLMFGSNAYTGLTGDDRVVKAGIEAMEKYGSGCAGSRFLNGTLDIHVALEKELAEFVGKEEALCYATGFTVNSGVIPALLTHRDFIICDDRDHASIVDGRRLSFAKTLKFKHNDMKDLERCLKHCPKQSVKLIVVDGVFSMEGDLAKLPEIVELKHKYPNTVIMVDEAHGLGVFGKEGRGVCDHFGLTDEVDLIMGTFSKSLASIGGFIATDHVIANYLRHNSRTYIFSASATPAATACAREALHIIRTEPQRIANLWEVTNYALEKFRAAGFEIGDTESPIIPLYVRDMEKTFEVTARAFDAGVFINPVIPPACAPQDTLVRFALMATHTKEHVDRAVDILLKVFKDAGVIK, from the coding sequence ATGTCAATTTTACATGAAAGGCTGGCAGCGTACACACTGCCGGATGAGATGAAAGCTAAGGGGTTATATCCCTACTTCCGTGAGATTGAAGGTCATCAGGGACCGGAGGTTGAAATGGGGGGCCACAAAGTGCTGATGTTCGGGTCTAATGCTTATACTGGACTTACTGGTGATGACCGCGTTGTGAAGGCAGGTATCGAAGCGATGGAGAAATACGGTTCCGGATGTGCGGGATCCCGCTTCCTTAACGGAACTCTCGATATACATGTTGCACTTGAAAAGGAACTCGCTGAATTTGTAGGAAAGGAAGAGGCGTTGTGCTATGCTACCGGATTTACGGTCAACTCCGGTGTTATCCCTGCTCTTCTGACGCACAGGGATTTCATAATCTGCGACGACAGGGACCATGCGTCCATCGTCGACGGCCGCAGGCTCTCTTTCGCCAAGACTCTCAAATTCAAACACAACGACATGAAGGACCTCGAGCGCTGCCTCAAGCATTGCCCGAAGCAGAGTGTCAAGCTCATTGTCGTCGATGGCGTATTCTCGATGGAAGGCGATCTCGCGAAGCTTCCTGAGATCGTGGAACTCAAACATAAGTATCCGAATACCGTAATCATGGTTGACGAGGCCCATGGACTCGGCGTCTTCGGCAAGGAAGGCCGCGGCGTCTGCGACCATTTCGGACTCACCGACGAGGTCGACCTCATCATGGGTACTTTCAGCAAGTCTCTGGCTTCTATCGGAGGTTTCATCGCTACTGACCATGTCATCGCCAACTATCTCAGACATAATTCGAGAACATATATCTTCAGCGCCTCGGCTACTCCTGCAGCCACTGCCTGCGCCCGCGAAGCCCTGCATATCATAAGGACCGAGCCTCAGCGTATCGCAAACCTCTGGGAAGTAACCAATTATGCCCTCGAAAAGTTCCGCGCTGCGGGCTTCGAGATCGGAGATACCGAGAGCCCTATCATCCCACTCTATGTAAGGGATATGGAGAAGACTTTCGAGGTTACCGCAAGGGCCTTCGATGCAGGAGTGTTCATCAACCCTGTAATTCCGCCGGCTTGCGCTCCTCAGGATACTCTCGTACGTTTCGCGCTTATGGCTACCCATACCAAGGAGCATGTCGACAGAGCTGTCGATATCCTTCTCAAGGTATTCAAGGATGCCGGAGTAATCAAATAG
- a CDS encoding Rhodanese-related sulfurtransferase, with the protein MKKSLCLIIAAIVVLTSCKVDFPTVSADRFEELLSEPGVQLIDARHADEYETGYIAGSTNIDVTKDNFKKEALKVLDKSRKVCVHCQKGGRGAKAAAILKRAGFDVYNLEGGFDAWVEAGKPYVVPETGTLPVD; encoded by the coding sequence ATGAAAAAATCACTCTGTCTAATCATTGCAGCAATCGTCGTTCTGACCTCCTGCAAGGTCGATTTTCCTACCGTCAGCGCAGACAGGTTCGAAGAGCTTCTCTCCGAGCCGGGAGTCCAGCTGATAGATGCCCGCCACGCCGATGAATACGAGACGGGATATATCGCAGGCTCGACCAACATCGACGTCACAAAGGACAATTTCAAGAAGGAAGCGCTAAAGGTGCTCGACAAGAGCAGAAAGGTCTGCGTGCACTGCCAGAAAGGCGGACGCGGGGCTAAGGCCGCAGCTATTCTGAAACGTGCAGGGTTCGACGTCTACAATCTGGAAGGAGGGTTCGACGCCTGGGTGGAAGCTGGCAAACCGTATGTAGTTCCGGAGACAGGAACATTGCCTGTGGATTAG
- a CDS encoding Permuted papain-like amidase enzyme, YaeF/YiiX, C92 family has protein sequence MRKLFLLILLLAGCSSEGLMTGDLVFVAAPGETGTGSISDAIVASTSKDSLNIIHVGIISVDGGQVSVLDATGERGVAIRSLDEFYEDFRLDDGSLPEIIVKRLDDNSRAEEYVGKALRYVGEPYDDYFMHDNGAHYCSELVYDSYVKEDGTRIFPSVSMNFKAADGTYPEYWEKLFGELGVPVPQGAPGTNPQAMFLSPELHTVCQLPPRRRTLLPDCRRRTLHVSE, from the coding sequence ATGAGAAAACTCTTCTTGCTGATCTTGTTGCTGGCCGGATGCTCTTCGGAAGGGCTGATGACCGGCGATCTTGTTTTTGTGGCCGCTCCTGGAGAAACCGGGACCGGCAGTATCAGCGACGCGATAGTCGCGTCTACCTCCAAGGACAGCCTGAATATAATCCATGTCGGAATAATCAGTGTGGACGGCGGACAGGTCAGCGTCCTGGATGCGACCGGGGAGAGGGGAGTGGCGATACGTTCCCTCGATGAATTCTACGAGGACTTCCGACTCGACGACGGATCCCTTCCGGAAATCATAGTGAAACGGCTTGACGACAACTCGCGTGCTGAGGAATACGTCGGAAAAGCCCTCAGGTATGTCGGAGAGCCTTACGACGATTATTTCATGCATGACAACGGAGCTCATTATTGCTCCGAGCTGGTATATGATTCGTACGTCAAGGAAGACGGGACGAGAATATTTCCGTCCGTTTCCATGAACTTCAAGGCTGCGGACGGGACTTATCCGGAATATTGGGAGAAGCTGTTCGGGGAACTTGGCGTTCCGGTACCTCAGGGTGCCCCCGGAACTAATCCACAGGCAATGTTCCTGTCTCCGGAACTACATACGGTTTGCCAGCTTCCACCCAGGCGTCGAACCCTCCTTCCAGATTGTAGACGTCGAACCCTGCACGTTTCAGAATAG
- a CDS encoding ABC-2 type transport system ATP-binding protein has product MAETVISCEHLTHWYGKRKIYEDLNFEVKQGSIVGLLGKNGTGKTTTINILMGYLKPLSGECRIFGEHVQKISPATRARIALLLEGHVQYSYMTIEQIEKFYSAFYPKWKKEAYYELMRKLKVAPGQKISRMSNGQRSQVALGLILAQDADLLVLDDFTLGLDPGYRRLFSEYLREYAKAEDKTVFVTSHIIQDMERLVDECIVMDYGRILVQKPLGYLLDNFRRFTFNTQASDLPQMEGIFNPGVIRGSGELYSFLPDDNVRQILEGTGVPFADLQSSKIDLEDIFIGLTGKY; this is encoded by the coding sequence ATGGCAGAAACCGTAATATCATGTGAGCACCTGACGCACTGGTACGGAAAACGGAAGATCTATGAGGACCTTAACTTCGAGGTGAAGCAAGGCAGCATAGTAGGTCTTCTGGGCAAGAACGGAACGGGCAAGACCACCACAATAAACATTCTGATGGGATATCTCAAGCCCCTTTCCGGAGAATGCCGGATTTTCGGAGAGCATGTCCAGAAGATCAGCCCGGCCACCCGCGCCAGGATCGCCCTTCTGCTCGAAGGACATGTGCAGTACTCATACATGACAATCGAGCAGATAGAGAAATTCTATTCGGCCTTCTATCCGAAATGGAAGAAAGAGGCATATTATGAACTGATGCGGAAGCTGAAGGTGGCTCCGGGGCAGAAGATCTCCCGGATGTCCAACGGCCAGCGTTCGCAGGTGGCTCTCGGGCTTATCCTGGCCCAGGATGCGGACCTGCTCGTGCTGGACGACTTCACCCTCGGTCTGGATCCCGGATACCGCAGACTGTTCTCGGAGTATCTCCGCGAATATGCCAAGGCGGAGGACAAGACGGTATTCGTGACGTCCCATATAATCCAGGACATGGAAAGACTGGTGGATGAGTGCATCGTCATGGATTATGGCCGCATACTTGTCCAGAAGCCTCTCGGATACCTGCTCGACAATTTCCGCCGTTTTACTTTCAACACCCAGGCATCGGACCTGCCACAGATGGAAGGCATCTTCAATCCTGGCGTGATAAGAGGCAGCGGAGAACTGTATTCATTCCTTCCTGACGACAATGTCAGACAGATTCTCGAAGGTACCGGAGTTCCGTTCGCGGATCTCCAGTCTTCGAAGATTGACCTGGAAGATATATTCATAGGACTTACTGGCAAATATTGA